Part of the Yersinia hibernica genome, CCCGATGATCATAAAAGGCAGTGCTGCAGTAAAACCATCACGGATAGCAATAACATATTTTTGCTGCCCCAGACGCCCGGCTAACGGAGTAATAGATTGTTCAATAACAGCAATCATCGATTGATAGAGAGAACTCATGTGAACACCTTCTTAGTGGGTCGCGTTAATGAGCGACAGTGCATAGTCCAGGACTTTATCGCCACGCTGCATTCCGTAATCCATCATGTCAATGGACTGGACGGGAATACCGTGAACTGCAGCCTTTTCTGAGAGCATACCTAACATATATTTTACTTGCGGCCCGAGCAGAACAACCTGATAGCGCGGAAATTGAATATCAAATTCAGACACGCCAAATGCATCAATTTCGACAGGTATTCCTCTTTCCTCGGCAACAGCTCGCATTTTTTTCACCAGCATGCTGGTGGACATACCGGCGGAACAGCACAACATAATCTTGAACATCGACAGCCATCCTCAAAATATAAAAACATTAGGGACCACGGTTTTGACACTCTACGGAAACCGTTTTCCAATTAGGTAAAGCGGTTGTTTCGAGAATGATTGGATATCATGCGGAAACCGTTTTCCATTTAAAGTGGATGGAACTGTGATAGCCATCAAAGTCCAATGGATAAAGGGATTATTTATTTGATGAACATCACAGCTTTGGGGTTTTGATAACTATTTTGGATGGTGATGGAAATTCGGTTTCCATGGCAAATGGAAACGATTATACTCAGGTAGCTGCAATAGTTTGACCAGCGCTGTATTTAGGAATGACAGGTAAGGACGAAAGCCTGCCGAGGAGAGAATCATGTCTACAATCAACGATGTATCACGTTTAGCTGGGGTTTCTAAAGCCACAGTATCACGGGTGTTGAGTGGTTCGCGTGGCGTTAAGGAAGCTAGCCGCCTGGCCGTACTAAAAGCGGTTGAGGAACTCAATTATCGGCCAAATGTTATCGCGCAATCATTATTAAGCCAGTCAACAGGCTGTATCGGTGTTATTTGCGCGCAGGAAAATATTAACCAAACAACGGGTTATCTGTACGCACTTGAAAAACATTTAAGTCAGCATCAAAAGCATTTATTGCTGCGTTTTGCCAATAATAGAGCTGAGGTTATGCAGGCGCTCGATGAACTGACCTGTGGTCTGTGTGATGATGTGCTGATTATTGGTGCCCGTTTCCCGCTTAATCTCTCTGATGACGATATTATTCTGGTCGATTGCATGGATGTTGATGCCACCAACAGTATCCATTTCGATCATGCTTTTGCCGCCGAAACTGCCTGTAATTATTTAATAAAACAGGGTAGAAGAAAGATTGCCTTAATTAATACCGATACCAGCGGTTATGTTGACGAAGTGCTGTTGGGGTATAAGCGAGCACTGGAAAATAACTTTTTACCTTTTAACCGCGATCTTATTTTCATGGATTCACCCTCTTCATCAGTTGCATTACAAGTGTTGCTTAATAACAGCGCCACACTCAATTTTAATGCATTGCTGGTGGCGGATGAGCGCGAGGCTCAAAGTGTTATTCCACAACTGCAAGCATTTAATAAATCCGTTCCTGATGACATCATGGTATTCAGCCTAGCTGGAACGTTACATTATCCGGGTATTCCGACAATTCCTGCGATTGAGTATTCGATGGATGCGATGGCGGCGAAAATAGTGGCATGGCTTAATGGGAAAACCAAAAGTGTGCTGGGTTCATATGCATTACGTGGGGATTTAATTATTCCGGATATGCTTGGTAGGAAATAATTCCTGATTAAAATAGCGCGGTGTCAATTTCAGCACAAAGCAATGCGAAAATAGCAAGCCAGCGCTAACATCCAGATTACTCGATATAAAAACAATTAGCGGAACTGTGATGAGGCTCCGCTTTTACCCCTGCTCTGTGTCTATTATGTCTGTTGTAACAAATCTGTAGCAATTAAAAGTCTACTGATTTTTTATGCCTATTGCTATTGATGTTACGGCTATCCCAGTAACAGCAAGTGAGCAGGGTATATACCATCAACTGGATGACGGAGCTTGAGATGATAAAAGTAAAGACGGCGTATACCTTGAGTTTATTGGCAATTCTCCTACCTGCTTCACCCCATATTATGGCTCAAGATAAAAACGATAATTATAAACTTGAACAGGTTTTGGTGATGAGCCGCCATGGTATTCGTGCACCTCTGGTGAATTATGGCGATATGCTTTCCAGTGCAACACCGGATAAATGGCCACAATGGACGACCCCAGGGGGGTATTTGACGCCAAAAGGCGCAGAGCTTGAGGCGATGATGGGCGGGTATTTCCGCGAGTGGTTAGCACAGGGTAAGTTAATAAAATCAAGTGGATGCCCCGCACCCAGCACGGTATTTACTTACGCAAATAGTTTGCCAAGAACGATTGATACCGCGCAGCATTTCTTATTTGGTGCTTTTCCTGGCTGTAATGTTCCGGTGGTTCATCAAAAAGAAATCGGCAAAATGGACCCGGTATTTAACCCGATTATTACGCTGGATATTACTCCAGAGTTTAAAGAGAAAGCGTTGGCTTCTATTAACCAACATGCAGGGCCGGGTGGCGTAGCAGGTTTAAATAAGCGCTTGCAACCTAACTATGATTTGCTGTCCAACGTTTTAGATTATAAGAACTCACCGGCCTGTCTGATAGATAAGAAATGTGATTGGAGCACGCAACCGACAGATATTGTATTAGTGCAAAATAAAGAACCGGGTATTACCGGCCCGCTGAGATTGGGCACCGGTGCATCGGATGCTTTCATGTTGCAATATTATGAGGGTTTCCCAGCAAAAGATGTCGCCTGGGGACGAATTCAGTCCCCGCAAGAGTGGCGCAAACTCATCGATATTAAAAATCTCTACCATGAAACCTTATTTGGTTCTCCAGCCATTGCGGATAATGCTGCTAAAAAGTTGGTCGGTTTTATTAGTTCCGCCCTTGACCCTATAGGTGAGAAAACGCCAAATGAATTAGCGGCACAAAAAGCTAAGTTGGCAGTTTTGGTCGGTCATGACTCCAATATTGCATCTTTGCTGGCGGCGCTTAAGACGAAAGAATATCAACTGCCAGATCAGTATGAAAAAACTCCGATCAGTGGCAAAGTAGTATTTGAGCGCTGGAAGGATATCAAACAAAACAAAGAGTTGATGAAAGTTGAATATATCTATTTGTCGACTGAGCAAATCCGAAATAAAACACCGCTGTCACTTCAAAACTCCCCAAAACGAGTCACATTAGAAATAGAAGGTTGCCCGATTGATGCTAAAGGATTCTGTGCAATGGATGATTTCAGAAAAGCGATAAAACAAAATACCCATATCTAGTTTGAAGTTACCGAACATAGGTTTGGTCAGGAGTAGAGAATAGGGGCTGGCATAAAATGATAGGCTGCGCTAACGTGGCTTTCTTTGTCAGCCTCAGTTATTTGTAGATCTCCTGATGACACTATTTGCAACCACTTGTCGCGCAGTAACAACTGTTTTCAGGCCTTTTTTAAAAGACCGCCTGCTGCATATTTTATTGATTTTAGGTATCGGCCTAACGGCGCTGACGCCAACAAAGATTTCAGCTTTTCCACAGTTTATTGACTGGACAACTATTGTCACGTTATTGGGATTAATGCTACTGACGAAAGGGGTTGAAATCAGCGGTTACTTCGATTTTATTGGCCGAAAGATCATCAATACATTACACACCGAGCGGCATTTGGCACTGTTTTTAGTTATGTCAGCTGCAGTGTTGTCGTCTTTTCTGACCAACGATGTGGCTCTGTTTATTATTGTGCCACTGATTTTAACGCTGAAAAAAATATCGTCTTTACCGGTTTCCAGGTTGATTATTTTCTCTGCACTGGCAGTGAATGCGGGCTCGTTATTAACGCCAATCGGTAACCCTCAAAATATTCTATTATGGAGCCGCTCCGAACTGTCGTTTATTGGCTTTACTCTCCAAATGGCTCCGCTGGCGGCGCTGATATTACTGACGTTATTGGCTGTGACCTGGTGGCGTTTTCCTGCCCGGATTATCAATAAACAGAGCGCTAGCCCCATTTATCCTTACCAGTCTCGGCTATTATTGAGCTGTTTGGCGTTGTATGTGATTTTTATTATTTGCGTGGATTTAGGCTGGGCAATTTACGGATTATTGATTGTTTTCATCGGGTTATTATTACTGGCCAGACGTGTTTTACTGGCGATAGACTGGAGCTTGATTGTGGTCTTTATGGCGATGTTTATCGACGTGCGCTTATTGACTGAATTACCTGGCTTACAGTCACTTTTTGGCGAGATCAAAACCTTATCGGCCGGGGCGGCTTATATGCTGGGTATTGGTTTGTCCCAAGTGATAAGTAATGTTCCTGCGACAATTTTATTGCTTAATTATCTGCCCTCCAGTTCATTGGTGGCCTATGCCGTTAATATTGGTGGTTTCGGCTTTGCATTGGGCTCTATGGCAAATTTAATTGCACTCAGAATGGCCGGTGAGCCAGCCATCTGGTTAAAATTCCATGCTTATTCGTTGCCATTCTTATTCTGGAGTGCATTGGTTGGCTGGTTGTTATTGATATTTTGAGGTGATTGCTATCAGACGGTTGGCTCAGGAGTTATATACTGAACCAATGGTCTGTAAGCTGGCACCAATTAAAGAAAAATAGCCAGTAAAAAAGCCATGACAATAATAAACGCGACAAAAGCCAGCGACGGTTTTTGCAACAATGATTGCGGTAGGGCGGCAATCAACGGGTTAATTAATGGCTGCGGAGTTTTTTGCTCTTCGGCCAAACGTTGAGCAACATTCACTCGGTCTAATCTGGCGGCAAATAGAACATTGATAATGTCATTTAACTGCGCTTGAGTCAGAGGTGTACTCGGGCTGGCTTGAAAACGATTCTGACTGTAATCAACCAATAACTGCTGCTCCTGCGCATCCGCGGGCTGTTTTAGCGCTGCCTGCAGATTAACCAATGTGGGCGCGCTTTGCTGGCTAAGAGCCACCTTGGTCTGCAAAAATTGGCTGAGTATCTGAAAATGGCGCGCGGGCAGTGGGTCATTACTTTTCACCCCCACCATATCAAAGAGTGCTTGCCAGATTTTGGCGGGTTGCTCGCCCGTTGCTGCACTGAGTTTAGCCACCAGCGATTGAATATGCTGATGTTCCGCCGGTAACAATGGCCTGTCAGTTATTGTTGTCAGCTGAGGTTGGGGAATATTCAATGTGCCGGATTGCAGTAACACCAGCACCTGTTGCAGCTCTGTATGACTTAACTGACTCAATACCGTGTGACCAAATTGCTGGCGAATGAAGTCACTCACTGCCTGGCGGTTATTCCCTTGCGGCAGTAACTCGGTGAGCTGTTGGCGCAATTGGTGATTAACATGATTTTCTTGGGCCTGCGACAAGCGGGTTTGCAGCAATTGCTCCGCCGGTTGGAAGTGGCGGGCGAGTAAATCACTGGTGCTACTAAGGGATAAATCGTGGCGCAAGCCAGCCCAAATTTCGGCCGATTTTATCGGGCTTAGCGCCATGATCCGCACAATCAGTTTTTCCAGCGTGGTGCGCTGCGCGGGAGTTAATGCCCTCTCTTCCACTTGGCCCGCAGAGGGTATTTTGGCGGGGGTGACATTGCGATCACTGGCAATGGGAACACCTGGGCCGTTCAAAGGTTGCATATAACCCGTCCTTCGCTGTGGGGGCGGCAGTGTGGAAGATATTTCGGTGACCCGCTGATAGAAACAGGCTGCGGGTATAATACCTGTAAATGTGAGTAACCAATATATTCTTCTTACATTTGGTTTCTGTTGCGCTTTGGCGCAGTGGCAGCGGTTAAATGTCCAAGCTAAATATCATCCTATTAACAAACCGTTTAAGAACCAGACATTGATAATGATAATTATACCCGGCATACTCCCGGCTGCATGTTGGTGGGCGATATTGGTTACTCGGCCCATCCATGGCGTGCTTGCAACCATCCGGCAAGCAGATTGGTTAGGTTATAAAATGCGCCGCATAACAGAGCGGCAAATTGATAGGGATTATTCAGTCATCAGCATGTTTAAACGACAACGCGCCGCCAAGTGGTTCCTCTGTCTGGCTTGCTTGGTCATACTGGTTTGTATGACACAGCGTATTGCCAGTTTGCACGCGTTGGAAAAAAAACTCCTGCTGACGTCGTCGTCACAGATGGTTGCGGATGCCAATGACTCCCCAACACCTTGTGAGCTAAGCGCCAAGTCGCTATTGGCATCGCCACCGGTGTTGTTTGAATTAGCCATTTTCTCTCTGGGCTTGCTGCTGCTGTTGTTGGTGCCCGTCATACCAACCCGTATGCGCTTCCCTCCGCCCAGAGCCATATCACCCAGTGGTTTGAGGGTGCACCTGCGGTTATGCATTTTCCGGGAATAGCACAGCAACTCTCTATGTTGCTGTAATTAATCTATTTCTGGAGAAAAATAATGCTCAATTTAAGCAAGACAGCCTGGTTCTGTCTGTTGCTGTTATGGATGCCTGCTCTGTGGGCAGCAGATAGCGGCTGGTTGGTCAGCGGGCAAAATGACCACGCCAAGGTTCGGGTTCGTGCCGAACCCTCTGCTGGCGGCAAAACCCGCCTGCTACTTAACGTTCAGCTGGCAAAAGGTTGGAAAACCTATTGGCGTTCGCCTGGGGAGGGGGGGATTGCGCCCACCATTGCCTGGTCAACACCTCTGGACGCGGTCAACTGGTATTGGCCTGTGCCACAACGTTTTGATGTGTCTGGGATTTCTACCCAGGGCTATCATGAACAGGCCGTCCTGCCGCTGGTGATTTCCGGCCAAGTCCCCACCATACTAAGTGGAATATTGACCTTGTCGACCTGCAGTAATGTCTGCATTTTGACCGACTATCCATTTAGTCTTGATCTGTCTGCGGCTGTCAGTGCGGAAAGCCAGCAGCAATTCGCACACGATTTTGCCCAGGCAATGGGGCAGGTGCCGATTGCCAATGCATTGACTCAGCATATTCAGGCCGGTTTTAGTCAAGGAGAAGTGCAAATACTTGCTCAGCGCGCTGAAGGTTGGCAGCGGCCTGAGCTGTTCTTCGATACTTTGGCAGATGTCGACCTTGGCAAGCCTATTGTCACTGTGCAGGGTAATCAATTGTCGGTACGGGTACCCGCGACTGACGGCTGGGGCGAGAGCGCTGGGGATCTGCGCGGCAAGCCACTTACCTTGGTCATGACGGATGCCGGGCTGGCGCAAGAAGCTACGGTGACTATCGGGCAAGCGCTGACTTTGCCGCAATCCTCTGCCACGTTTTGGTCTTGGGCGCTAATGGCATTGGCGGGTGGGTTGATTCTTAACCTGATGCCATGTGTGCTGCCGGTATTGGCGATGAAACTTAGCTCGATTTTGCAAACTGAGCAGCAAACTCGCCGTCAGGTGCGCTGGCAATTTCTGGCCTCGTCTGCTGGGATAATCACCTCATTCTGGTTGTTGGCCCTGCTGATGACCGCCTTGCGCTTGGGCAACCATACCCTTGGCTGGGGGATTCAGTTCCAAAACCCGTGGTTTATCGGCTTTATGGTGTTGGTCACTGCACTGTTTACTGCCAACTTGTTTGGTCTGTTCGAGATTCAGCTTTCTTCGGCGTTAAATACCCGCATTGCCGCGCCCCGAGTGGAGAGACCGGGCGTGCGGGGCATGGCCGGGCATTTTGGCCAAGGGGTGCTGGCGACCTTGTTGGCGACGCCATGCTCTGCGCCATTCTTGGGCACCGCAGTGGCTTTTGCGCTCGCGGCCCCTTTGCCTGCGTTGTGGGGCGTTTTTACCGCACTCGGTGTTGGGATGAGTTTGCCGTGGTTGGCAGTTGCGACATGGCCCAAATTGGCATTGTGCTTACCACGGCCCGGCCGCTGGATGAATCATCTGCGCATAGCAATGGGCGTGCTGATGCTGGCATCCAGCCTGTGGTTACTGAGCTTGCTGGCGAGCCACGTGGGTTTGCTCACGGTCATGGTCATTGCCGGAATATTATTGCTGGCGCTGTTATTGGCTATCGGCTGGCGTTATGGGGCTCGCATTGCCGCCATTGTCAGTTTAATCGCCGTGCTGGTGCTCGCAGGGGGGCTACTGGCAGGGGCACTAAGCGCCGATTTATGGCGTAAACCGCTGCACGACAATATCCCCTGGCAACCATTAACAGAGTCCGCCATTAAAAAGGCCCTGACTGAGCACAAAAGCGTGTTTGTTGATGTCACCGCAGATTGGTGTGTGACCTGCAAAGTCAACAAGATACATGTGCTGATGCGCGATGATGTGCAACAGGCCCTGCAAGCACCCGATGTGGTGGCATTACGTGGGGATTGGACTCATCCGTCTGCTGATATCACGGCATTTTTACGCGAACGTGGCAGTGTTGCCATCCCGTTCAATCAAATTTATGGGCCACATCAGCCGCAGGGGATCGTGCTTTCTCCGCTGCTAGACCGCGCTGTTTTATTAAAAGTATTGGCTGATGCTAAAGGAAATGAAAAATGAGAATTCTGTTTGTGTTGTTGATTGCCTTACTTTCAGCGCCATCATGGGCGGCGGCCCCTTTTACCCCGGAACAAGAGGTGCGGATTAAAGAGCTGATTCGTGAAACGCTGATAGCGAATCCGGATATTTTGGCGCAATCAGTCAATGCTTGGCAGCAGCAAGCTGATGAGGCGCAGGGGCAACAACTGAGCCAATTTATTGCGGCCAATCAGCAAGCCCTGTATCAAGACCCCGGTAGCCCTCGCTTTGGCTCGGCAAGCCCGCAACTGACCTTGGTTTCGTTCACCGACTACAATTGCCCTTTCTGCAAAACATTTGATCCCTTGCTGGAAAAACTGGCCAAAGAGTACCCTCAGGTGGCGGTGGTGATAAAACCGCTGCCATTTAAAGGGGAAAGCTCAGTGACCAGCGCGCGATTGGCGCTGACACTGTGGCAGCAGCATCCTGATCAATGGATGGCTTTTCATCAACGTTTGATGGCGAAAAAAGGCTTCCATGATGCCAGCAGTATTGCCGCGGCACAGAAAAAAACGGGCGTCACGCCAGTGGCACCGAGTGAACAAAGCTTGAGTGTGCTGCGCACTAATCTAAAACTCGCCGATCAGTTGGGGATTCAGGGCACTCCCGCCACTTTGATTGGCAATCAAATGGTTCCGGGCGCTATTTCTTACGAACAACTGGAAGAGATAGTGAAACAACAGCTGGCGCAGGCGGGTAAATGAGTCGCTTAACACGCTGGGGCAAAGAGCTGGTGGTTTTATTGCTGTTGGTGGCGGTGGCTTCATTCGCCATGGATTGGCTGCGCCGCCCACAAGCCCCAACACAGTGGCCGGATGCAGCATGGCAAACGCTAGCGGGAAAGACCGTCTCCTGGCAGGAAATGAGTCAGGAAAAACCGCTGCTTATCTACTTCTGGGCGACATGGTGCGGAGTGTGTAAATTCACCACCCCCAGTGTAAATCAGCTGGTGCAAGAGGGGGAGAATGTGCTGACGGTGGCACTGCGTTCAGGTGAGCCGGCGCAAGTTGAGACTTGGCTGCGTAAAAAAGGCTATCTATTGCCCGTGATTAATGACCCGCAAGGCCAGTTATCAGCCCAGTGGCAAGTTAATGTTACGCCGACAGTCATTATTCTCTATCAAGGCCAGATGGTGCAGCACACCAGCGGCTGGACCAGTTATTGGGGAATGAAACTGCGCTTATGGTTAGCATCTTTCTAATTTAATATTTTCTCATCTCAAGCCCGGAGCCACTACGCCGGGCTTTTTTGTGTCTGACACTGCCGGATGGCCGCACTTAGCCGGCTAATCCCTTGAGCTATCAGTTCTGGGGAGTTGGCGGCAAAATTCAAGCGCAGGGTAAACTCCCCGCCTGATTCTTGGCTATAAAATCCGCCCCCTTTCGCGAAGGTTACACCGGCTTGCCAGGCCCGCGGCATTAATTGTGATATTGGTGCATTTTCAGGGAGTTGCAGCCAGATAAATAAGCCACCATCAGGTATTTCAAACTGGCAGCCCGGCGGTAATGTTTGTGTTAGTGCCTCGGCCATAGCATCGCGGTGTTGGCGATATAAACGGCAAGCTCGGCGCAACTGTTTGTCATAACGCCCGATGGTGACAAAGGCATCCAATGCCCGTTGGATCAGATTCGAACTGGTAAAACTATCGACATGTTTTAAGCGCGCCAACTGTGTGTAGTGGGGTTGGTCGGCGACCAGATAGCCAATACGCATGCTGGGCAGCAACATTTTGGAAAAAGTGCTGACATAGATAACCTCGCCTGGAGCAGCCAGTGAGCGCAGTGACGGCAACTTTTTACCGCTGTAACGTAAGTCCCCCACATAATCATCCTCAAGAATGACGACTCCAGCGGCTCGAGCTATATGCAGTAGCTGATGGCGACGGCCCTCACTCATACAGCGACCAGTGGGGTTATTGAAGTTGGGAATGCAATAGATAAGTTTAGGGCGGTGTTCAGCTAACTGCGCGGGCAGGGTATCGAGTTGCATGCCCTGTCGATCACTGGGCAGCGCAACAATATTCACTTTATGCAGGCGAAACAGCGCCAGTGCTTCGGCATAGGTGGGTTCTTCCACCAACACCGTATCACCCGGGGCTAATAATGATTGGCTCACCAGGCTAATGGCGTGTTGGGAGCCATTGGTTATCAGTAATTGCTCAGGGCGCGACGGGATACCTTGGGCCGAAAGAATCCGGCTGAGAGTATCGCGCAATGGGTAATAGCCGCAGTAGTCGCCATAACTGAAAGCTTCTTCAGCATGACGCCGCAGTATTGATTGTAGTGTCTGGCGAAATGCATCCAGCGGGAAAATCTTCGGGTTACCAATACCGGCAGCAAAATTGATGGTGTCCGGGGGCAGAGGGATATCTGCATAGCCATCAAGCCGCGAGGTCAGTGTGGTAAAACGATCGAGTGGAAACTCTCCTTGTAACCGCGGTTGTGGCTGACTTGGCGGCGGCGGTAAGTGGCGAACATAGGCCCCGCTACCACGGCGCTGTTGTAAAAAACCTTTGGCAGCTAACTCGGCATAGGCGCTATCCACGGTTAGACGACTAACTGATAATTCGGCCGCTAGGGTGCGAGTTGATGGCAATTTATCGCCGTCAGCGAACACTCCACTGAGAATTGCCCGGCGTAATGCTTCTTCAATTTGCAGATACAGCGGAATATCTTGTTGGCGATCTAAAGGAATATGCATGTCATTACGCCGAAAGTGGCTCATATAAGAAATGATATGTTCACTATACCCAATGCTAGTAGGGCTTCAAGCAAGAAAAAGTGGCCTGCATCAATTGACGGCGAAGTGGCTCTGGTGACAAAAAAACGCCGGAGTAAAATCCTATCAAGTTAATCAATGCATTGAATCTAATGAGGCTGTTATGGCAATACCGGCGGGATTACCCCCATCAACGATGGCTACGCCGCTGACCGGCGGTAGTTTTTTTTCCGGTAGACGGCAAGGTTATGTCTTAGCGATTATCAGTGCCATGTTATTAGGGTTTACCGGCATTATTATTCGCATTCTGACGGCACATTATTATTTGCCCACATCGGTTTTGGCTTTTTGGCGCGCAGCATTAGTGGCGGCGGTATTATTGCCGATTCTATTGGTGACCAAGCCGCAGTGGGTTAAATTACGCCGTGACCAGGTGAAATTCTATCTCTCGTATGGGCTATTGCTGGCGGTATTTAATGGCTTATGGACAGAATCTGTTGCCTTAAATGGCGCATCAATATCTACTATTTTGGTTTATTGCTCTGTGGGCTTTACAGTTTTTCTTGGCTGGGTTTTTTATCATGAATATATGGGCTGGCGTGAGCTGCTGGTCATTATTATCAGCCTGATAGGCTGTTTTTTAGTCAGTGATGGAATGAATATCACGGCGACAGACTTTAATTTTATCGGCCTATTTATTGGGCTAGCATCGGGAGTGGGTTATAGCTTTTATACCTTAGCCGGGCGAATTGCCACTGACCGTCGTTATCCGGTGTGGAATACCATTTTGTATGTATTTGGTTTCTCCGCCGTCTATCAATGGATATTTAATCAGCTGCTATTGTGGTTCCCGGTGCAAGGGTTACAGCACATGGTGGGCAATGTATTTTTCTTATCCTCAGGGGCTGAGGGCATCCAATGGTCGGGGTGGTGGCTATTGCTGATTTTGGCGGCAGGCCCGACATTACTGGGGTTTGGCCTATTTAATCTGAGTTTGAAAACTCTCCCGTTGGCTGTCGCCAGTTTGATATTAACTTTGGAGTTGGTGTTTACTGCGGTGATTGCTTATTTTCTGCTGGGGGAGGTTTTATCGGCTTCACAATTACTTGGCAGTGCATTAGTTTTATTCGGCGTCTTAATGTTGCACAGGAAAGATAATGCGCAATTAGGCGGCGAAATAGTGGCAGATAATAACGCCACTATCTCATCTTGATATTTATTGGGTTATTTTTCGCCGCAGCGGAGTGCGCAGGCGCTGAGCTAAAATCACCCCTGCAAGGGTAATACCGCCGCCAATCAGATGGTAACTGTGTAATTGCTCATGCAGGAAAGTGACGGCAATAATGGCTGTAAACACCGGAGTCAGATTCATAAATATCGAGGCGGTGTTTGCCCCCAGCCGCATGACGCCGTGAATCCATAAGTAAGGCGCAATAATAGAAGCAGGAATGCCGGCAAATAATACCAATGGGATATTCTGCGCGGTTAATTGCACATCAGGTGCCAGCAGGAAGTTAGGTAATAACAACACCACGCCGAAGGCAATTTGCATGTACAGAGATTGCCAGTTGGGTAACTGAATCGCCCAGCGCTTGGTTAATACGCCATACAGGGCATAGGATGCTGAGGCACCGAACATCATCAATTCCCCCTTGCCAATTCCCTGTTGCAACAGTTGTGCCGGGTTGCCCGCACTGACCAGCCATATTAATCCCCCGAGTGACAACACACTGCCCAGTGCAATTCCAACGGTAGGGGCGACGCGTAACAGGAAAATACTGATAAGCACGGTTAACAGCGGGATCAGTGAGCTAAGGATACCCATAAATAGGGCGCTAACACTGTGGGCGGCGTAATACGCCAGGCTTTGATACAGCACCATACCTAGCAGCCCCAGAATCATCAGTTTCCACCAATAGACCCGTATTGCCGGCCAGTTGCGGATGACGCCCAGCAGTAAAAATGGCGTCAAAGTCAGGAGCGCCAAGACCCAGCGATAGAAAGAGATCGCCGCCGGATCAATGGCTGTGGCGGATACTTTGCTGACAACAGCATTAATTGACCAGATAATCACTGCGAATAAGGGAAATAACACATTCATGCGAAAAATTCTCATCCATATACTTATGTGATGTAGTCTACA contains:
- a CDS encoding PTS sugar transporter subunit IIB gives rise to the protein MFKIMLCCSAGMSTSMLVKKMRAVAEERGIPVEIDAFGVSEFDIQFPRYQVVLLGPQVKYMLGMLSEKAAVHGIPVQSIDMMDYGMQRGDKVLDYALSLINATH
- a CDS encoding LacI family DNA-binding transcriptional regulator; the encoded protein is MSTINDVSRLAGVSKATVSRVLSGSRGVKEASRLAVLKAVEELNYRPNVIAQSLLSQSTGCIGVICAQENINQTTGYLYALEKHLSQHQKHLLLRFANNRAEVMQALDELTCGLCDDVLIIGARFPLNLSDDDIILVDCMDVDATNSIHFDHAFAAETACNYLIKQGRRKIALINTDTSGYVDEVLLGYKRALENNFLPFNRDLIFMDSPSSSVALQVLLNNSATLNFNALLVADEREAQSVIPQLQAFNKSVPDDIMVFSLAGTLHYPGIPTIPAIEYSMDAMAAKIVAWLNGKTKSVLGSYALRGDLIIPDMLGRK
- the agp gene encoding bifunctional glucose-1-phosphatase/inositol phosphatase, with the protein product MIKVKTAYTLSLLAILLPASPHIMAQDKNDNYKLEQVLVMSRHGIRAPLVNYGDMLSSATPDKWPQWTTPGGYLTPKGAELEAMMGGYFREWLAQGKLIKSSGCPAPSTVFTYANSLPRTIDTAQHFLFGAFPGCNVPVVHQKEIGKMDPVFNPIITLDITPEFKEKALASINQHAGPGGVAGLNKRLQPNYDLLSNVLDYKNSPACLIDKKCDWSTQPTDIVLVQNKEPGITGPLRLGTGASDAFMLQYYEGFPAKDVAWGRIQSPQEWRKLIDIKNLYHETLFGSPAIADNAAKKLVGFISSALDPIGEKTPNELAAQKAKLAVLVGHDSNIASLLAALKTKEYQLPDQYEKTPISGKVVFERWKDIKQNKELMKVEYIYLSTEQIRNKTPLSLQNSPKRVTLEIEGCPIDAKGFCAMDDFRKAIKQNTHI
- a CDS encoding SLC13 family permease, translating into MTLFATTCRAVTTVFRPFLKDRLLHILLILGIGLTALTPTKISAFPQFIDWTTIVTLLGLMLLTKGVEISGYFDFIGRKIINTLHTERHLALFLVMSAAVLSSFLTNDVALFIIVPLILTLKKISSLPVSRLIIFSALAVNAGSLLTPIGNPQNILLWSRSELSFIGFTLQMAPLAALILLTLLAVTWWRFPARIINKQSASPIYPYQSRLLLSCLALYVIFIICVDLGWAIYGLLIVFIGLLLLARRVLLAIDWSLIVVFMAMFIDVRLLTELPGLQSLFGEIKTLSAGAAYMLGIGLSQVISNVPATILLLNYLPSSSLVAYAVNIGGFGFALGSMANLIALRMAGEPAIWLKFHAYSLPFLFWSALVGWLLLIF
- the flk gene encoding flagella biosynthesis regulator Flk, producing the protein MQPLNGPGVPIASDRNVTPAKIPSAGQVEERALTPAQRTTLEKLIVRIMALSPIKSAEIWAGLRHDLSLSSTSDLLARHFQPAEQLLQTRLSQAQENHVNHQLRQQLTELLPQGNNRQAVSDFIRQQFGHTVLSQLSHTELQQVLVLLQSGTLNIPQPQLTTITDRPLLPAEHQHIQSLVAKLSAATGEQPAKIWQALFDMVGVKSNDPLPARHFQILSQFLQTKVALSQQSAPTLVNLQAALKQPADAQEQQLLVDYSQNRFQASPSTPLTQAQLNDIINVLFAARLDRVNVAQRLAEEQKTPQPLINPLIAALPQSLLQKPSLAFVAFIIVMAFLLAIFL
- a CDS encoding copper resistance protein, with amino-acid sequence MFKRQRAAKWFLCLACLVILVCMTQRIASLHALEKKLLLTSSSQMVADANDSPTPCELSAKSLLASPPVLFELAIFSLGLLLLLLVPVIPTRMRFPPPRAISPSGLRVHLRLCIFRE